The Streptomyces achromogenes genome window below encodes:
- a CDS encoding DNA sulfur modification protein DndB has protein sequence MFFAELGLTQHDSLTAAQVAASEAATASGGRVFTCVVFQQGGRLMLTTAFSYAFLVKHVVADAAVKGGNPRMATNRPIDANHVRSITKYLTENEKDYILPPVTLNVRAVPAIHIPRGNFAMTAGFVVIGDETKFSVTDGQHRLAAIAKRSDSLIDTDSPFLSDSISVVIVVEPDVARIHQDFADAAQTKQIPASLLAAYNTREPLNRVLTKIVDGSALFAGRIDETSKSLSKLSSAIFLLNQVRGLVKELLFQDYALSEASIPARSLQAIGTTEKQDAFVSRTLAMLDILTRHMDPWRSVAELPTSGGPANQVVDFRKHYINMTATGLVIIGHVAFEIEKNLDPEWREARYLDLATKIDWRRNAPIWEGNIITGDKITTTRSPGRIAARKVMEAIGVPVLPKNPTIPQPTQEIIVTEGVH, from the coding sequence GTGTTCTTTGCAGAGCTCGGACTGACTCAACACGACTCGCTGACGGCCGCTCAGGTGGCCGCGAGCGAGGCCGCGACGGCGTCGGGCGGACGAGTCTTCACCTGCGTGGTCTTCCAGCAGGGAGGGCGCCTGATGCTGACGACCGCCTTCTCGTACGCATTCCTCGTCAAGCACGTGGTCGCCGATGCGGCGGTCAAGGGCGGCAACCCGCGTATGGCCACCAACCGCCCGATCGACGCCAATCACGTCAGGTCCATCACCAAGTACCTGACCGAGAACGAGAAGGACTACATCCTCCCGCCGGTCACCCTGAACGTCCGTGCCGTTCCTGCCATCCACATCCCCCGAGGCAACTTCGCCATGACGGCCGGCTTCGTCGTCATCGGCGACGAGACCAAGTTCTCCGTCACTGACGGCCAGCACAGGCTTGCCGCCATCGCCAAGCGCAGCGACAGCCTCATCGACACGGACTCGCCCTTCCTGAGCGACAGCATCTCCGTCGTCATCGTGGTGGAGCCGGACGTTGCGCGGATCCACCAGGACTTTGCCGACGCGGCGCAGACGAAGCAAATCCCGGCCAGCCTTCTGGCCGCCTACAACACTCGTGAACCCCTGAACCGTGTTCTCACGAAGATCGTGGATGGGTCTGCCCTGTTCGCGGGACGCATCGACGAAACCTCCAAGAGTCTGTCGAAGCTTTCCTCTGCGATCTTCCTGCTCAACCAGGTGCGCGGACTGGTCAAGGAACTCCTGTTCCAGGACTACGCGCTCAGCGAAGCGAGCATCCCGGCCCGCAGCCTCCAAGCCATCGGAACCACCGAGAAGCAGGACGCCTTCGTCAGCAGGACCCTGGCGATGCTCGACATCCTCACGCGGCACATGGACCCCTGGCGCTCTGTGGCCGAACTGCCCACGAGCGGGGGGCCGGCCAACCAGGTGGTGGACTTCCGAAAGCACTACATCAACATGACCGCCACCGGTCTGGTCATCATCGGGCACGTCGCCTTCGAGATCGAGAAGAACCTGGACCCGGAGTGGCGGGAGGCTCGATACCTCGACCTCGCCACCAAGATTGACTGGCGCCGGAACGCGCCGATCTGGGAGGGGAACATCATCACCGGAGACAAGATCACCACTACCAGGTCTCCCGGACGGATCGCAGCCAGGAAGGTCATGGAGGCGATTGGCGTTCCCGTCCTCCCCAAGAATCCGACCATCCCGCAGCCCACGCAGGAGATCATCGTCACTGAGGGCGTTCACTGA
- a CDS encoding restriction endonuclease: MTEVSSAEREAIEWDLEPGDVIERKQLHVKYGGRTQGGIGPSARTPNVMIFTDPVAGEKHGYYDGWMPDGLFHYSGEGQYGDQRMLSGNASILNHEAEGRALRVFQGARGNVIYLGRFAAAGWYEADAPETGDGPLRKVIVFKLRPLDTPPKHPGTKLGRLLEEKPETVTEIDIERLETEKTYVDPNRESYEAERREGKLVLDFSAYLRTKGYRVNRQRILPEGETRPLLTDLYVPDLDLLIEAKGSVTRENMRMALGQLLDYNRFVRAKYQAVLVPSKPRPDLAELAKAAGQAIIWPQGNGYKCSDADLLPSG; encoded by the coding sequence GTGACGGAGGTGAGCTCCGCGGAGCGCGAGGCCATCGAGTGGGACCTCGAGCCAGGTGATGTGATCGAGCGCAAGCAGTTGCACGTCAAGTACGGCGGGCGAACTCAGGGTGGCATCGGGCCCTCGGCCAGGACGCCCAACGTGATGATCTTTACGGACCCAGTCGCAGGCGAGAAGCACGGGTACTACGACGGCTGGATGCCCGACGGGCTCTTCCACTACAGCGGCGAAGGGCAGTATGGAGATCAGCGGATGCTCTCCGGTAACGCCAGCATCCTGAACCATGAAGCCGAGGGGCGAGCGCTGCGGGTCTTCCAGGGTGCTCGGGGGAACGTGATCTACCTTGGCCGCTTTGCTGCCGCGGGATGGTACGAAGCAGACGCGCCGGAGACCGGAGACGGCCCTCTTCGTAAGGTCATCGTCTTCAAGCTTCGCCCTTTGGACACCCCGCCCAAGCACCCTGGTACGAAGTTGGGTCGGCTACTCGAGGAGAAGCCCGAGACGGTCACCGAGATCGACATCGAGCGACTCGAAACTGAGAAGACGTACGTCGACCCGAACCGCGAGTCGTACGAGGCTGAGCGCCGAGAAGGCAAGCTGGTACTGGACTTCAGTGCCTACCTGCGCACCAAGGGCTACCGGGTGAACCGCCAACGCATCCTGCCTGAAGGCGAAACCAGGCCCCTTCTCACAGACCTCTACGTGCCTGACCTGGACCTCCTCATCGAGGCCAAGGGCAGCGTGACGCGGGAGAACATGCGCATGGCCCTCGGCCAGCTTCTCGACTACAACCGCTTCGTGCGCGCCAAGTACCAAGCTGTTCTTGTGCCGAGCAAGCCCCGCCCGGACCTCGCTGAGCTCGCCAAGGCTGCTGGGCAAGCGATCATCTGGCCCCAAGGGAACGGCTATAAGTGCTCCGATGCTGACCTGCTACCCAGCGGTTGA
- a CDS encoding helix-turn-helix domain-containing protein has protein sequence MTGSDSKTLGQRVKELRRAAGMSQSDLAIAMARSESWVSQVERGVQPVERLSILQALADALNVPVREVRPDAAPAEETEPNETHRSTDLEGLRVALTGHPALGSLFEQPPAEPVPSLADFRQRVDEAWTLAHASSYGALSDHLVRLLPSIEAAVRHAPAGDRLELHALRAKAYQVAAASFTRQDQADAAWVAADRALQAAELAGQPLEVVASLFRMAHAFMRQQHMEQAEQAAKSAVAVMAPRAEAPACPPEELSLLGAMNLVLAVINAREGNRGRTHEHIDRARGIAARLGEDRNDFDTEFGPTNVEIHAVSTAVELGDAGLALEVAQEVDASSLSPERQSRFLLDVARAHAQRRHVGEATAALLESEALAPEQIHDHHLAREVIRDLLQLSEPRVPESLRGLAERSAVG, from the coding sequence GTGACGGGCTCCGATTCCAAGACGCTCGGCCAGCGAGTCAAGGAACTGCGCCGCGCGGCAGGCATGTCACAGAGTGACCTTGCCATCGCGATGGCGCGCTCCGAGAGCTGGGTTTCACAGGTCGAAAGAGGCGTACAGCCCGTTGAGCGGCTGTCGATCCTTCAAGCTCTTGCCGATGCCCTGAACGTGCCCGTGCGCGAGGTACGGCCCGACGCGGCGCCGGCCGAGGAGACCGAGCCGAACGAGACCCATAGAAGCACCGACCTTGAAGGGCTGCGCGTAGCCCTCACTGGACACCCAGCCCTGGGCAGCCTCTTTGAACAGCCGCCGGCTGAACCTGTCCCTTCACTTGCCGACTTCCGTCAGCGAGTGGACGAGGCGTGGACGCTCGCGCACGCGTCGAGCTACGGGGCGTTGAGCGATCACCTTGTCAGGTTGCTTCCAAGCATCGAGGCGGCGGTGCGCCACGCACCCGCAGGCGACCGTTTGGAGCTTCACGCCCTGCGTGCCAAGGCGTACCAGGTGGCAGCAGCGAGCTTCACCCGGCAGGACCAAGCCGACGCGGCATGGGTCGCGGCCGATCGGGCGCTACAAGCGGCCGAGCTTGCAGGCCAGCCGTTGGAGGTTGTGGCGAGCCTGTTCCGCATGGCTCACGCGTTCATGCGGCAGCAGCACATGGAGCAGGCCGAGCAGGCTGCAAAGTCCGCTGTAGCCGTCATGGCGCCCAGAGCGGAGGCGCCAGCGTGCCCCCCGGAAGAACTGTCCCTCTTGGGTGCCATGAACCTCGTTCTCGCTGTGATCAACGCGAGGGAGGGGAACCGGGGGCGGACCCACGAGCACATTGACCGAGCGCGCGGAATCGCAGCGAGGTTGGGGGAGGACCGCAACGATTTCGACACGGAATTCGGGCCGACGAACGTCGAGATTCACGCGGTGAGCACGGCGGTCGAGCTGGGGGACGCGGGGCTTGCGCTGGAGGTGGCCCAGGAGGTCGACGCATCGAGCCTTTCACCCGAGCGGCAGTCACGTTTCCTCCTTGACGTGGCGCGAGCGCACGCGCAGCGGCGACACGTCGGCGAGGCCACAGCCGCGCTCTTGGAATCCGAGGCTCTGGCACCTGAGCAGATCCACGATCACCACCTGGCCCGCGAGGTCATCCGCGATCTGCTCCAACTGTCTGAACCTCGTGTTCCTGAGTCCCTACGCGGTTTGGCCGAGCGGAGCGCGGTCGGGTAG
- a CDS encoding putative quinol monooxygenase, with product MANFGLFVRFTLREGAGEAFDALMRETTAGIRAHEPGTLVYACHEVEGAPNQRIFFELYADHDAFEEHERQPHTRHFLAERTKYVEKTEVDRLQPYAGKYPTGAEA from the coding sequence ATGGCCAACTTTGGGCTTTTTGTTCGCTTCACGCTTCGCGAGGGTGCAGGCGAGGCATTTGACGCGCTGATGCGGGAGACCACAGCAGGGATTCGGGCCCACGAGCCCGGCACGCTCGTCTATGCGTGCCACGAGGTCGAGGGCGCACCGAATCAGCGGATCTTCTTTGAGCTGTACGCCGATCACGACGCGTTTGAGGAGCACGAGCGCCAGCCGCACACGCGCCACTTCCTCGCGGAGCGGACCAAGTACGTCGAGAAGACCGAGGTTGACCGGCTTCAGCCGTACGCCGGCAAGTACCCCACCGGAGCCGAGGCGTGA
- a CDS encoding SCO3933 family regulatory protein, with protein MPSFKIDLSTAVVFVATAPEPKMVNKKTGERAVDRETNAGLSTVGLLVSDEGEGNLYQVTVPETGFPEGLAPGMPVRVVGLKARDWENTFNGEKRHGISFRAVAITPAA; from the coding sequence ATGCCGTCCTTCAAGATCGACCTTTCGACCGCTGTGGTGTTCGTGGCTACCGCGCCCGAACCCAAGATGGTTAACAAGAAGACCGGTGAGCGGGCCGTGGACCGTGAGACGAACGCCGGCCTGTCGACCGTGGGCCTGCTGGTCTCGGACGAGGGTGAGGGCAACCTCTACCAGGTGACCGTTCCGGAGACGGGTTTCCCGGAGGGTCTCGCGCCGGGCATGCCCGTGCGGGTGGTCGGCCTCAAGGCCCGTGACTGGGAGAACACGTTCAACGGCGAGAAGCGTCACGGCATCTCGTTCCGCGCGGTCGCGATTACCCCGGCGGCCTGA
- a CDS encoding FtsK/SpoIIIE domain-containing protein — protein sequence MTDLTMWLEAGGLAAGAGGLGYAKVRAPRVYWSLVGLPVTWGRFTVTYASTMEVCGLTVQPSSMRAFVTRNLARREVRPVPPKVRRVRPTSTGLRVTLRLPAGLEPADVVASCERLRHAWGVRSVTVAEVKPGYVELRMTGYDVLSRVRMPRSATPRDLVVPVALREDGTVFERDYRKVPHALTLGANQSGKSMLQRNLVQGLARLPVGLVGIDCKRGVEQRPYAPRLSALATDPESAGRMVDVLVKEMEDRFDLLALHGVSDLWALPDDVRPVPLVVLVDEVAELFFVTSKKDEAARDHTVMQLVRLGQMARAIGIYLEVCGQRFGSDLGRGATALRAQLTGRIVHRVNDKQTAEMGLGDIAPDAVVAVTGIRPDRPGVAVAGDTSGGWSRIRTPETSPDEAAAICREFAHLTPELPFLAPFRPLVRPVPTPEPVSLLVSPQPVTE from the coding sequence ATGACTGACCTGACGATGTGGCTGGAAGCCGGGGGCTTAGCGGCCGGTGCTGGCGGTCTCGGCTACGCGAAGGTGCGAGCTCCGCGCGTGTACTGGTCGCTGGTCGGCCTGCCGGTGACCTGGGGGCGGTTCACCGTGACGTACGCCTCCACAATGGAGGTGTGCGGGCTGACGGTGCAGCCGTCGAGCATGCGGGCGTTCGTGACGCGCAACCTGGCTCGACGTGAGGTTCGGCCGGTGCCGCCGAAGGTGCGTCGGGTCCGTCCGACCTCTACCGGTCTGCGGGTCACCCTGCGTCTTCCCGCCGGCCTCGAACCGGCTGACGTCGTCGCCTCCTGCGAGCGTCTCAGGCACGCCTGGGGTGTCCGTTCGGTAACCGTGGCAGAGGTCAAGCCGGGGTACGTCGAACTGCGGATGACCGGCTACGACGTGCTCAGCCGGGTTCGCATGCCGCGTTCGGCCACGCCTCGTGACCTGGTCGTCCCGGTCGCGCTCAGGGAAGACGGGACCGTGTTCGAGCGGGACTACCGCAAGGTCCCGCACGCCCTGACCCTGGGTGCGAACCAGTCGGGCAAGTCCATGCTTCAGCGCAACCTGGTCCAGGGGCTGGCTCGACTGCCGGTCGGCCTGGTGGGGATCGACTGCAAGCGCGGTGTGGAACAGCGCCCGTACGCGCCCCGGCTGTCCGCCCTGGCCACCGACCCCGAGAGCGCCGGCCGCATGGTTGACGTCCTGGTCAAAGAGATGGAAGACCGCTTCGACCTGTTGGCCCTGCACGGCGTCTCGGACCTGTGGGCGCTGCCGGACGATGTCCGCCCGGTGCCGCTGGTGGTGTTGGTCGACGAGGTGGCGGAACTGTTCTTCGTGACCTCGAAGAAGGATGAAGCGGCCCGTGACCACACGGTCATGCAACTGGTCCGGCTCGGTCAGATGGCCCGTGCGATCGGGATCTATCTGGAGGTGTGCGGGCAGCGCTTCGGCTCCGACCTCGGCAGGGGCGCGACCGCCCTGCGTGCCCAGCTCACCGGCCGGATCGTGCACCGCGTCAACGACAAACAGACGGCGGAAATGGGTCTGGGCGACATCGCCCCGGATGCCGTGGTCGCTGTGACCGGGATCCGGCCGGACCGTCCCGGCGTCGCGGTGGCCGGTGACACCTCGGGCGGCTGGTCCCGCATCCGCACTCCGGAGACCTCGCCGGATGAAGCGGCGGCTATCTGCCGGGAGTTCGCCCACCTCACCCCGGAACTGCCGTTCCTGGCGCCGTTCCGTCCGCTCGTACGACCGGTACCGACCCCGGAACCTGTCTCGCTGCTGGTCTCCCCGCAGCCGGTCACGGAGTGA
- a CDS encoding DUF2637 domain-containing protein: MSRSIRPDAVLIQAVIAGALSFAHLHDLAEAAGQSGWKAWAYPVSVDLLLVAAWRRLRTARRDRSAWTWFVIALTASLGANIATAGLLDLGAVPSWLRILVAGWPALAFMGGTLLVHTPTPHPAPTVDRPDTPPAPEPAPAVPAVEPVAALPVAVPSVPPALIDHARKVAIEHRTRTGTDIDTATLRLRLGVPEDLAGAIAAQLA; the protein is encoded by the coding sequence ATGTCCCGTTCGATCCGCCCGGACGCGGTCCTGATCCAAGCCGTCATCGCCGGCGCGCTGTCCTTCGCTCACCTGCACGACTTGGCCGAAGCCGCCGGGCAGTCCGGCTGGAAGGCGTGGGCCTACCCGGTATCGGTCGACCTGCTGTTGGTCGCCGCGTGGCGTCGGCTGCGCACGGCTCGCCGGGACCGGTCCGCCTGGACCTGGTTTGTGATCGCGCTGACCGCCTCGCTCGGGGCGAACATCGCGACCGCCGGACTCCTCGACCTGGGCGCCGTGCCCTCGTGGCTGCGCATTCTCGTCGCCGGCTGGCCCGCGCTCGCGTTCATGGGCGGAACCCTGCTGGTCCACACGCCCACCCCGCACCCCGCCCCGACGGTCGACCGACCCGACACGCCCCCGGCGCCCGAACCGGCCCCGGCGGTCCCCGCTGTCGAGCCTGTTGCAGCGCTGCCGGTGGCTGTCCCGTCAGTACCCCCGGCGTTGATCGACCACGCCCGCAAGGTCGCCATCGAGCACCGCACCCGAACCGGAACCGACATCGACACCGCCACGCTGCGCCTCCGCCTCGGCGTCCCGGAAGACCTCGCCGGAGCGATCGCAGCCCAACTCGCCTGA
- a CDS encoding mobile element transfer protein, with translation MRPNRFYDVIRIGPVQVGTFHNGRGQTRHTAACTAPNCDFSAEYAKRSAAELAARTHRCT, from the coding sequence ATGCGCCCGAACCGCTTCTACGACGTGATCCGCATCGGTCCCGTCCAGGTCGGCACGTTCCACAACGGCCGTGGTCAGACCAGACACACCGCCGCATGCACCGCTCCGAACTGCGACTTCTCCGCCGAATACGCCAAGCGGTCGGCCGCCGAACTCGCTGCCCGCACCCACCGCTGCACCTGA
- the repSA gene encoding replication initiator protein RepSA, which produces MTNAATMAGLEDPATLADVLRLAGSPGFDRVQDQIRRTGGCSDPIHLQGSTVTRDKATGHVLHHYATDTEPGGRLRIACGNRRASRCPSCAWTYAGDTYHLIRAGLVGDPTKGTPHTIRDHPRVFATLTAPSFGPVHNRPGNRPCRCGARHGEAAPELGTPLNPDTYDYASAVLWNNHASDLWRYFTIYLRREIARRAGLTQKDAHAQSRVSFGKVAEYQKRGAVHFHAVIRFDGPDGPDSPPPAWATLDLLTDAIHAAAGRVELEVDPAGDQPARVLRWGTQLDVRTIRAFGDGEDITEQAVASYVAKYATKAAETTGTVDRRIGNKEALVLLDVPDHPARLISACLDLHALYPDRKLRDWAHMLGFRGHFSTKSRRYSTTLGALRQTRADYRAAQQREALGLPDPDAPEATTLTLAHWTYAGHGHTPGESWLAANIRRDIQLNRETAREALQAQPDWEERGA; this is translated from the coding sequence GTGACCAACGCCGCCACCATGGCGGGCCTGGAGGACCCGGCCACCCTCGCAGACGTGCTGAGGCTGGCCGGGTCCCCCGGCTTCGACCGCGTCCAAGACCAGATCCGCCGAACCGGCGGCTGCTCCGACCCGATCCACCTCCAGGGCTCGACCGTCACCCGCGACAAGGCCACCGGTCACGTCCTGCACCACTACGCGACGGACACCGAGCCCGGCGGACGACTCCGCATAGCGTGCGGCAACCGCCGAGCCTCCCGCTGTCCCTCGTGTGCCTGGACCTACGCGGGCGACACCTACCACCTGATTCGGGCCGGACTCGTCGGCGACCCCACCAAAGGCACACCGCACACGATCCGCGATCACCCCCGCGTTTTCGCCACCCTGACCGCCCCGTCCTTCGGACCCGTCCACAACCGCCCCGGGAACCGGCCCTGTCGCTGCGGCGCCCGCCACGGCGAGGCCGCCCCCGAACTCGGCACCCCCCTCAACCCGGACACCTATGACTACGCCAGCGCCGTGCTCTGGAACAACCACGCCTCCGACCTGTGGCGCTACTTCACGATCTACCTCCGCCGCGAGATCGCCCGCCGCGCCGGCCTCACACAGAAGGACGCCCACGCGCAGTCCCGGGTCTCCTTCGGCAAGGTCGCCGAGTACCAAAAGCGCGGCGCCGTGCACTTCCATGCCGTCATCCGCTTCGACGGACCCGACGGTCCCGACTCCCCGCCCCCGGCCTGGGCCACCCTCGACCTGCTCACCGACGCGATCCATGCCGCCGCCGGCCGCGTCGAGCTCGAGGTCGACCCTGCCGGAGACCAGCCAGCTCGAGTCCTGCGCTGGGGCACACAGCTCGACGTCCGCACGATCCGGGCCTTCGGCGACGGCGAGGACATCACCGAACAGGCCGTCGCCTCCTACGTCGCCAAGTACGCCACCAAAGCCGCCGAGACGACCGGCACCGTCGACCGCCGCATCGGCAACAAAGAGGCTCTGGTCCTGCTCGACGTGCCCGACCATCCCGCACGGCTCATCTCGGCTTGCCTCGACCTCCACGCGCTCTACCCGGACCGCAAGCTCCGCGACTGGGCCCACATGCTCGGCTTCCGGGGCCACTTCTCCACCAAGTCCCGCCGCTACTCCACCACCCTCGGCGCCCTCCGCCAGACACGAGCCGACTACCGCGCAGCCCAGCAACGCGAAGCCCTCGGCCTGCCCGATCCCGACGCCCCAGAGGCAACCACCCTGACCCTCGCCCACTGGACCTACGCCGGCCACGGCCACACTCCCGGCGAATCCTGGCTTGCCGCCAACATCCGCCGCGACATCCAACTCAACCGCGAGACCGCACGCGAAGCCCTGCAAGCCCAACCCGACTGGGAGGAACGAGGAGCATGA
- a CDS encoding excisionase family DNA-binding protein, with translation MTATIIEPKWHTTEEVAVLLRFGLSKTKMLILTGEIRSVKIGRNRRILPQWVDEYVQSVTSGAEGMSA, from the coding sequence ATGACCGCAACCATCATCGAACCGAAGTGGCACACCACGGAGGAAGTCGCGGTCCTGCTCCGCTTCGGCCTCTCCAAGACCAAGATGCTGATCCTCACCGGTGAGATCCGCTCCGTGAAGATCGGCCGCAACCGGCGCATCCTGCCGCAGTGGGTCGACGAGTACGTCCAGAGCGTGACCTCCGGCGCTGAGGGGATGTCGGCATGA
- a CDS encoding site-specific integrase, producing MSGKRGNGEGSIYPYKNSFAAYAWVTTPEGNRKRKYVYGKTREETHDKWIKLHAEAKQGPVLTSSPTLAQYLARWLKEVVGPDLKPKTAETYAMHVRLYIAPGLGSKRLDKLTVRDVRSWVNTLLEQCQCCAQGLDVKRDTPRCCATGACCERIPSRRTVQDARAVLRSALTNAMTEELITKNVAGLVKVRSARKTKRHPWSVEEARQFLEAASAAHDPLYAAYVLILVLGFRRGEVLGLTWENVNLDAGEISVQMQLQRINRRLVHDETKTEASTAVLPLPEICIAALQRRQKERELAKQAAGELWSDFDFVFTTRYGTPVEPRNFNRAFVDRSTRAGVRQIRLHDTRHTCGSLLAALDVHPRVAMQILRHSKIAVTMEVYTHVPSEATHRALRKLGKHLGKQDPE from the coding sequence ATGAGCGGCAAGCGAGGCAACGGTGAGGGCTCGATCTACCCGTACAAGAACAGCTTCGCCGCCTACGCCTGGGTGACCACACCGGAGGGCAATCGCAAACGCAAGTACGTGTACGGCAAGACCCGCGAGGAGACCCACGACAAGTGGATCAAACTGCACGCTGAGGCCAAGCAAGGCCCGGTGCTCACGTCCTCGCCGACGCTGGCCCAGTACCTCGCCCGGTGGCTCAAGGAGGTCGTGGGACCCGACCTGAAGCCCAAGACGGCCGAGACGTACGCGATGCACGTCCGCCTCTACATCGCGCCGGGACTGGGCTCGAAGCGGCTCGACAAACTCACCGTCCGGGACGTCCGGAGCTGGGTGAACACCCTCCTGGAACAGTGCCAGTGCTGCGCCCAGGGCCTGGATGTGAAACGGGACACTCCCCGTTGCTGCGCCACCGGCGCCTGCTGCGAGCGCATTCCGTCCCGCCGCACCGTCCAGGACGCTCGCGCGGTCCTGCGGTCGGCCCTGACCAACGCCATGACGGAGGAGCTGATCACGAAGAACGTGGCTGGCCTGGTCAAGGTGCGATCGGCACGGAAGACGAAGCGGCACCCGTGGTCGGTCGAAGAGGCTCGGCAGTTCCTCGAAGCGGCGAGCGCGGCCCATGACCCGCTGTACGCGGCCTACGTCCTCATCCTGGTTCTCGGCTTCCGACGTGGTGAGGTACTCGGCCTCACGTGGGAGAACGTCAACCTGGACGCCGGTGAGATCTCGGTGCAGATGCAGCTACAGCGCATCAACCGGCGCTTGGTCCACGACGAGACCAAGACCGAGGCGTCCACGGCCGTGCTGCCGCTTCCGGAGATCTGCATTGCGGCTCTCCAGCGCAGGCAGAAGGAGAGGGAGTTGGCCAAGCAGGCGGCCGGCGAGCTGTGGTCGGACTTCGACTTCGTGTTCACGACGCGCTACGGGACACCGGTCGAACCCCGGAACTTCAACCGCGCCTTCGTCGACCGCTCAACCCGGGCCGGCGTCCGTCAGATCCGGCTGCACGACACCCGACACACGTGCGGTTCGCTCCTCGCGGCGCTCGACGTGCACCCGCGGGTCGCGATGCAGATCCTTCGGCACAGCAAGATCGCGGTGACGATGGAGGTGTACACGCACGTGCCCTCGGAGGCCACCCACCGGGCGCTGCGCAAGCTGGGCAAGCACCTTGGGAAGCAAGATCCGGAGTAG
- the sepX gene encoding divisome protein SepX/GlpR, translated as MSSSGLIYAVIVGAWAAYLVPMWLRRQDELNEARPTERFSTAIRLLSGRAGMERRYAKDLKARSTEEGEPVADASDAVTDSVDVRAFAMPPTRPQVTAQAHERGQDRGQDRGGDRSVDRGADRGQERAPGRSEPAREQARDQARDQAREHVREHVREQVREPAGRLARDQREQNARRAASAQAAAARAQRSKSLARRRRTTVMLFFAFTIGAIVAAVGGLAFLWAPAVPAVLLSAYIGYLRAQERRRFAFQMDRRRAEVAAQRLRERQPRRRAPAPANAASADPGPDAGAEEPHADPEPQTDPGLLALAADRRALVEQTDHAEWIDQQRERQRRPGHGDSWDPVPVPLPTYVTAPVAPRATSDVDLGAADAWSSARSSSVAPEHDTADAGDEAATGPDDPGRARDDAAEEDRGAEDGERSDARRAASARRSRERGRTPLFDQNEDGERRRAANE; from the coding sequence GTGAGCAGCAGCGGCCTCATCTACGCAGTCATCGTCGGGGCCTGGGCCGCCTACTTGGTGCCTATGTGGCTCCGTAGGCAGGACGAGCTGAACGAGGCCCGTCCGACGGAACGCTTCAGCACCGCCATCCGGCTGCTGTCCGGACGGGCGGGTATGGAGCGCCGGTACGCCAAGGACCTGAAGGCGCGTTCCACCGAGGAGGGGGAGCCCGTCGCCGACGCCTCGGACGCCGTCACCGACTCGGTGGACGTCCGGGCCTTCGCCATGCCCCCGACCCGTCCCCAGGTGACGGCACAGGCCCACGAACGCGGCCAGGACCGCGGCCAGGACCGCGGCGGGGACCGGAGTGTGGACCGGGGCGCGGACCGCGGCCAGGAGCGAGCGCCGGGCCGCTCGGAGCCGGCGCGGGAACAGGCCCGTGACCAGGCCCGTGACCAGGCCCGTGAGCACGTGCGCGAGCATGTGCGCGAGCAGGTACGCGAACCGGCGGGACGGCTCGCGCGGGACCAGCGCGAGCAGAACGCCCGGCGGGCGGCCTCCGCGCAGGCGGCCGCCGCCCGCGCCCAGCGCTCGAAGTCGCTCGCCCGCCGCCGGCGCACCACCGTGATGCTCTTCTTCGCCTTCACGATCGGCGCGATCGTCGCGGCGGTCGGCGGGCTCGCCTTCCTCTGGGCGCCCGCCGTGCCCGCCGTACTGCTCAGCGCCTACATCGGGTACCTGCGCGCCCAGGAGCGCCGTCGCTTCGCGTTCCAGATGGACCGCAGGCGCGCCGAGGTCGCCGCGCAGCGGCTGCGGGAGCGTCAGCCGCGCCGGCGGGCGCCCGCCCCGGCGAACGCGGCGTCCGCGGACCCCGGCCCCGACGCCGGCGCAGAGGAACCGCACGCGGACCCCGAACCGCAGACCGACCCGGGCCTGCTGGCGCTCGCCGCGGACCGCAGGGCGCTCGTCGAGCAGACCGACCACGCGGAGTGGATCGACCAGCAGCGTGAGCGGCAGCGCCGCCCCGGCCACGGCGACAGCTGGGACCCCGTCCCGGTGCCCCTGCCGACATACGTGACCGCCCCGGTCGCGCCTCGCGCGACCTCCGACGTGGATCTCGGAGCGGCGGACGCCTGGAGCTCGGCCCGCTCGAGCTCGGTCGCCCCCGAGCACGACACGGCGGACGCCGGGGACGAGGCGGCCACCGGGCCGGACGACCCCGGCCGTGCGCGGGACGACGCGGCGGAGGAGGACCGGGGCGCGGAGGACGGCGAACGCAGCGACGCCCGGCGCGCGGCCTCGGCCCGGCGTTCCCGCGAGCGCGGGCGCACCCCGCTGTTCGACCAGAACGAGGACGGCGAGCGTCGGCGGGCCGCCAACGAATGA